tttgtaaaataataaaatttgttGATAATAGGAAGAAATTATATTTCATAAAACTGAGAACTTaagaaaatctttcttttttttatcatacACATTCGACCAATTCAACATAACCCATCCTTTGTGACAAAAAGATTTACCTTTTACACTAtcttctctccacctcagatagaTTAGGTATGTGTGTTGAAGCTTTTAGCTAAGACTGACATTAGTTCATTtgagttaaataaataaataagaaaataatatatcTGATAAGTTGATAATTTTAGTTATATTTCATTGGATAGATAAAGACAGTCCTGAAGAAACTTATATAAGTTGAATTTAGATTTAAagagataaatataaaaatcagtGGAGGGTTTATGCATTTAATAGTTAATTTCACAAAATATGATTAAGCCTTGTTAGTCAAATTAGAATTTTAGATACAAGGATAACTGGATCCGACCCGCTTAGTAATCGGGTTGAACCAAACCATCATGAGGTCATGATCCGTTGCTCAACTCTGTCGGACTCAAATGCCCTTGTGATCGCATGTCAATCCGACCCGatccatccccaccgtcatagacGGTTGATGATGGGCTGCTCCCCTTCAAAGTGGTGGCCCGCATCACATCGGACGGATGCAAATAACCAAATATGGAATCGTCGGCGAGGGGCTGAACACGGGGAGAGACTATCGAGGGGTGGGGCTGTCGCCGCAGTGATCATCGAGCGCCGGAAGTGCTTGAATCGCGGGGTATCTATATTCTTTCTCCGAGTGAAACTTCAGATCTCTCTTCCTGGATTTgtgccttggcttcttgaatcCTCAATCGTTCAGCCCAGGGGGAATCACTTGTCGATAGATAGTTGACGATTCAGGAAAAAGAAGGAATCTTAGTGTTTCTTGGTACAATTTTCGCGTTGTTCAACCAGAAACTCTAGAATTTTCCCATACTGGTGTAGAGATTTGTGAATCACGGAATTTGGGAACAAAACAAGAGTTTTTGTTCTTTTGGTTCAGTTCGTATTGGAATTCTAGTATTCGGTTACGCCAACCCAGTTATTGGAATTATAGCTTTCTGTTCCATTGAAATTTAATCGTATTTATCCGATTCTAATACGTGATCATCTCAAATATACTATTTGTTTTTAGCTTTAATATTATTGATCTTCTAAAAGCAAGACAGTATTGCTGTGTCAACACAATGCATCTGTTTTCCATTTAATATCTTTGTTTTATTCAGAAATGGACAGGTTATTTAATTCTTTACCTCGGTAGTTGAGACATTAGGTGATTCCCTGTTGTCTTATTGTATTGGTTGGTGACATGTTATGCATTTGGGGCGCTTGTATTATACTAATTTTATTAGTATTTGTTACAAGTCAAGGTGATGCTTCAAATGGAAACAAAAGAGAAGAGGGAAGTATACAGCTGTGAGTTCAAATTGGTCAGTTAAATGAAATATCCTTTTCTTCAGTCATTTTCAGTTGCAAACAAATGCAGAAACTAATTGACTTCTAAGATTGCATTGTAGAGGGAGAATCCTCTGAAGAGAAAAGACAAAGTTTATGTTGGTTGTGGAGCAGGCTTTGGCGGGGATAGACCACTGGCAGCTCTCAAATTGCTTCAAACAGTCAAAGAACTTGATTATCTTGTGCTTGAATGTTTGGCAGAGAGGACACTTGCTGAACGCTATCAACATATGATGGCTGGGGGAAAAGGTTATGACTCTCGAAGTATGACGCTATCAACATATTAGCATCTTTCGGCAATTTATTCTAGAATTTGTTAAATCATTCAGGGATGTAATATGATATAAGCATTTTTTTATGCCAAAACATGGTTAACGTATATTTTACATGTCAGAAGTTTGACATCCGTTATCAGCAGCCGCTTTGTGAATGTCTTCTTACGTGTTTTCTTCATTTATAATGTGCTGCTACACATGATAATTTTCAGTATCAGATTGGATGTCTATGCTTCTACCTTTGGCTGTAGAAAGAGGAATTTGTCTAATTACTAATATGGGTGCAGGTAACAATCTTCTTGATCATCAGTCTGCAAGTTCTTTAATTAGTGTCTCTAATAATGTATCCCATTATGTCTGAAACAATCAATTGGAAGTGGATCCACTTGGTGCACAGCAAGAAGTTCTGGACATTGCAAGTAAACTTGGACTAAGTATTACTACTGCAGCCGTATATGAAGTTTGCCAGGAGAAATCAGGTTTGAGACTTTGATAGTTCTCTTAGTATTACTAGTTGGACAagatgatcatttttttaaacatgtaattaaatttgaaatgagccacGGGTTCTTTGTGTGGCTGGTTCCCCAGTTTGTATGCTCTGTATTTTAAGATAATGATCTTCAATCTGCTCATATATTTTTCAGGGCCTCATCTTTCGAAAAAAGGATATGGTCTGTGGGAAGGGGTAAGTTCCTGATAGCCTTGATATGAGATCATCATAGATTGTGGCTGAAATTACAATTGATTAGGGTATGATGGACTTAGTTATGCTTGCAATTTTCTTTAGCCATTGTTGTCAGTGCCAAGTATGTGTCATGACGTTGATCGGATGCCTCTATGGTGTTGATGTATTAGTGCAGCAGACGAGATGTATCATATTTGGATATTATCTTATAACATTGTTTCAGATTATCTTCTACATCTATTGTAATCCAATTTGTCAAGAAATGTTGTTCTTTAATTATGTTGTATGCATAGCctcatatctttaaatttgactTGTGAAGGGCATAAGTACATACTTAGGCGCTTCTCCAATTGTTCAGTGTTTGGAGAGGCACAAACCACACGTTGTCATTACTTCCAGGATTGCTGATGCTGCACTATTCTTAGCTCCAATGGTATAAATCGTTAATCTCATTGTTATGTTTGTTAATCCTTTTCTAATTTTGATAAATAGCTAGTAATTCACCTACTTGACTTTTACTATGGTGAATGTCATCCTGCTAGGTTAAATATTGTGTTATGATTAGCGGAGATGAATTTGGTTATTAATCCATTATTCTAGACCTCCAGAAATATCATGTTTTCTGTTGGCTGCTGATTTTGCTAATATAGTGTTCGTCACTTTTTAATCTTCAATATGATACTTTGCTGAAAAAGTATATCATATCATGCTCAAAATCTTTTATAGAATaaaatgatttaaatgatttgtgAGTTCCGTATTATCATTTAGATGGGGCAattttttcttttagattttgatgatctaGTCTGAACTTTTTGGTGCACTTATGTCATCATTTGATTTTTCTGGCTAGTAATTGCAACTTGATTTAATGAAATTAGCTATGAAAAGGATTGATATTCTTGAACATGTACTTCAACTAGACAGATGCTGGAAATGCAAGTAAAGAAGCTTAAATATAAATCATGACTGACATATACCTTGTTAACCAAATTAGCATGATCAAGCTAGAAATGAGAAAAGGAAGGTGGGGGAATGGGGGGTTGATTGGGTGGGTCAAGTTGCTGTACTACGGAAAAGAAACCACTCTTACATTGTAGTATCTGCTAACTATTCATTGATCAGCTCAAGGATCATTTCATCTAGAGATGTTGGTTTTATGTTAGATTTCATTTCTTCTTATGCATGCACGTATTAATTTCTAGGACTTTCCTCCTACAAGTATAACCCTGTAAACCTGCAATTTTTTTAACAAATAAGTTACATTAAATTGCAATAAGTGTGAGCACAAATCTATGAGTAGAGTAGCAAGGCAGATGCAAACAAGCAATATTTGAGTATTTGGATATTTGTTGTATGCCCTGtgcaataatttaattttatgattAGGTGTATGAACTGGGTTGGAACTGGAATGACTTCAGTCTGCTAGCACAAGGGACCCTAGCTGGCCATCTTTTAGAGTGTGGTTGTCAACTCACTGGTGGATATTTCATGCATCCAGGTATGCCCTATATAACAGCTTTCCTAACAAGTGGGTACAATAGATAGATGATCATGGTAAACCCAACTTTTCAATGTGtatgaaaatatattatcatgtcAATAATGTTAAGTGATAGTTTCTATGTATTATTCATGCAGGAGACAAGTATCGAAAATTTTCTTTGGAACAGCTTTTGAATTTGTCACTTCCTTATGCTGAGATTGGTTATAAAGGAGAAGTATGTGTAGCCAAGGCAGAAGGTAGCGGAGGACTTCTCGACAACAGTACATGTGCCCAGCAGCTTCTTTATGAGGTTGGAGATCCTAGTTCCTATATAACTCCTGATGTGGTAAGGATTTATGACGGTCCCCCCCACCCTCATTGTTAAAGTTACTGGCTCAAATATTAACTTAATGTCATAGAACAGGTTATAGATTTGAGAAATGTCTACTTCTGCCCATTATCGAATGATAAAGTTCTCTGCTATGGGGCAAAGCCTTCTAGTGTTCAATTTCCTGATAAGCTTCTGCAATTGGTTCCAGTGGTAAGTGATTCTTCAGTATAATTATATGAGATGTAGCTAATATGTTAATCTGATATGCTTGGTTTTCGCCTAGAGGCTATATGCTAGACGACATTAATTGATCTGTTTCAATTACTCTCTTATAGATATAACAAAGGTTCAAAAATCTGGTTGGACTAGTTTGTGTCAAATTATACCTACTGGTGCAACCAGGTTTGTGAAGTTTGGTCTGAAACTGATTTTTTGATCATTTTATATGTACAGCTGTTGACAATCAAGAGTCAAAACATTGTGAAATCTGTTGACTGTCAACAATTGTTAAATGTCAACAACGCTCCCCGTCTCCTCATATCCTCCTCCTCTATTCctcatcctctcctcctcttctcctccccctcccttctccttctctctcctcctcctcttctttctctcctttctCTTAGGTCTGTGCCTATTAATACACTGATATGCCTGGCTGGAATCGCTGGATCCATATGGGTCTTGGTTCAAAACTTGAAATCTTGACCACAACCTCTAGAATGACTTGCTAGGATTTCTGGGTTCAGCTTGATGAACCTCTATTCACCATGAAATTTTATGCAAGGTACCATAAGGGATCATTATTTTAGTATGCTAAGTCATATACTTAATCAGTTGTTTTTTCATACTCTTCattctttttttaaattaattcttgTCGACATTCTGCACAACATGAATGATTGAGACCATCTAAAATGTATATGAGGGGTAAATTGCACCACCACCACTTTAAAAGCATTGAAGAGAGACGAGTGAGATGAAGCCATCTCAAATATATGTGCTTTATTATTGCATTTAATATCTCTTAACATTATGGTGCTTGACTTCGCTTTTTGTTGCCACATTCTCACCTAGGTTAATGAAAGCATTTTATCATTAATAGCATTCTTGAAGGATACCATTGTTATGTGTCAATGTGTTCATTATTAGTATGCTTATAGcttgtttttaaaattatttttgaaaatgtaAAAGAATTATTAGTTTTTCAGGATTGTGGATGGAAAGGCTGGGGAGAGATATCGTATGGAGGATTTGGATGTATAAGACGCGCCGAGGCTGCAGAATATCTGGTCTGTTACTGAAGAATATGtataagtcttctagttcatgtTTCATTAACTGTTAGAAGGTTCTAAATAAAAATTGCAAGATCATAGAACAATCCAGAACCCAGGTCTGCTCAATCGCtgcaaaatatttatatttttttaattgcatgGTATTGCATATTGTTGTCGTCTAGAAACTTGACTATGCTGCCTATCTCATAATTCCGTATTAGGTTAGGTCATGGGTGGAAGAAGTATATCCAGGAATTGGAGATTGTATCAAATCATATATTGTTGGACATGATAGCCTGAAAGCAACTGCAACCCATGAGGGCAGTTTCTCCATGGAGCAAATGGATATTAGGCTTCGCATGGATGGTTTGTTCAAGTTGAAGGAGCATGCAGTTTGCTTACTTCAAGAGTTTACAGCTCTCTATACAAATGGGCCAGCTGCTGGTGGTGGTATTTGGTAAATTTAACTCATGAAAATTCTTCCTTTTTTGTTAACTGTTCTTTTGAAAAGACAACATGAATTAAATTTGATGGTTTCTTGACTttattatgatattatatatatcagTGTATAGGATATTGTAAATGGTATTCTTCTTAATTGGAATTGAATTGATGAGTTTGCACCTGTCATTGCTTAAAGCTTAATGTCTGAGTTGCTTTGTTTGAAATGCAGCACCGGGCACAAGAAGGAAATAGTTCTTCAGAAGCAACTGGTATGGTTCTCTATGTTTAAGGCACTGGTACAATATCTTATTTTGAATAGCTTCTGTATATTGGTAACAGTTAGGAAAAGGATTATGGTTTGTCACTAATACTGCTTATAGGTAACAATTTTTGTTTTTCAAAAGCATATAACCTCACACATTGTGGTTATTTGTAAATCAATCCTCCCTTAAAATCGACCCCTGAAGTTAAGATAATAAGTCAACTTGATGGATAAATATAAAAGGGTAATTATACGCTTAAATGTTTAACcatgattaagaaaaataagtcAACCTGATGTTTTATTCTTTGTGATGAGAATACTTAATAGCTAGGTCACGAGATGACAGACACGATTCATGGTGTTGATTAGGCAGTGATAAAATAAGGAAATGATTATACAGTGGAGGTAGGAGCACAAGGGAAAAGGTAGGTGTAAGTTACAACCTTcagtgaattttcttttatcagCCATGAACTTTGAAGTTTGAGGcactttttaaattctttttatCTGGGATATAAAAATGGATGAAGGTCTGATTTATAAATGACACATCATGCATGCAGTTGTATGTCCTCAAAGCAATATTCTCAATTTCCTGGCTAAATGTCTCTGTTTCCATAATGGCTTCAAACAGCATCGCTTGGTTGACAAGAATGAATGAGTTCTAGAGCATTTGTGATTCATTATGATTCCATTTAATAGTACTTTTCTAAACATTTTCTAGCTGATAATTGGAAACCTCCTATTCCAGGCACTGTTGGCTACTGTTAAATGCATAAGTAGTTGCAGCTGAGGATAAATTTTTAAGCCACACAATGGTGCAGAAGTTTTTTCTGTTAAAATATTTGATAGTACAAGAGATTTTCCCAGTAGAATTGCGTGTATAGATGTACGAACCTATATCTGTTGTTAAGGGTGAGTGGTGCATGCATGTGTAGCAAATATGTTTGTCTCCACCTATTTTTCAGTCCCTATCCCCACCTGCAACAACAGGCCCACATTGAACTGATTCTTTTCTCTCCAATCAGCAAGAACTAATCTCTTATTCAAAGTCTAATATTTTCTAGGAATCTTTTTCTACTGGTTTACTTGTGGATAAAGTGGaattcgatcttcttcttgaggCAATAATTTTGGTTTTAGAGTAACCACAATGCATCTCAAGGATTGTATTGTTGTCCAGGTTGAACGCGAAAACATTTTCTGGGGATTTGAAATAAAGAAATCAAAGCTTATAGATCCATCCAAGAAGGAAGCTATACATGATGGATCAGATCCTATCAACACTgtaagagaagaaaataaagtTCTGCTCATCTCAACCAGCACCTCTATCAGTGGTGCGATATCCTCAGCACTCACAGCTGCTGCTCCATCCAACAAGAAGATTCGTCTCTATCAAGTCGCCCATAGCAGGGCTGGGGACAAAGGAAATGACTTGAACTTCTCCATCATCCCTCATTGTCCGAAAGACATTAATAGGCTTAAACAAGTTATAACAAAAAGTTGGGTCAAAGATGTGGTTTCATCCCTCCTTGATTTCTCCTCCTTCCCCAGTGCTGAAGCTATTGAGCAGAGAAACAAGAAGATGGAGCAGGTGACAGTCGAAATTTATGAGGTCCCAGGCATCCACTCTCTCAATGTTGTCACACGGAATATTCTTGATGGTGGCGTTAACTGTTCCCGGAGGATAGACCGGCATGGCAAAACTATATCTGACCTCATCCTGTGTCAGGAAGTCATCTTGCCTCCGTTAACAACTGATGATGTATAGTTTTCATGTGTGCCTTGTTGAATCTGTATTCGCAAATGCTAGATTAAAGCAGACCCATATCATTCAATCTGAATCTATCCTTGGCATCAAATGGCAATTTGTGGAATGATAACTATGTGGACTTTGAAAGTAATTCTCATTTCTACTTCTTGCTGCATTCTTTTTTTCTTGAAGAGTTTTAAGTGAGGCAGAATGAAAGCCTTAATCTGGTGAAAAGAGACCTTCAAACTTAGTTGCTTCATTGCTGGATGGTTAATCAATGTGTGGTGTTCTTTTTCCTACTTGAATCCGAGTACATTCCTACTTGAATTGGAGTCCATGGGCATTGTAATGCATGAGTAGGAATCTCCCATTATCTTCAGATTATAGTTGAGCCCAGATATGAAATATGACAAAAGATGAACATTAAAGTTGCAAAAAGTTCATCTGAATGATACAATTGTTGGATGTATCAACAGAAACTAGAGATGAGTATATCTTGAGTTACGTAAAGTTCATCTCAATTACATTATTGTCACATCGATCAATATGAATCGAATGAGGCATCTTCTGTGGCGTTTTAGCTAGAATAATTTTTTTGCCTATACCTGAGATTTGTTGATTATTTCCTCGAAAATAGGATAAGTTTATTGAGATACTGTGTCACTTATACTCTCCATCATTGACAAGCATGCTAAGAATCTCATATCTGATTGCTAAAGACTGAATTCTCTGAATTAGCACGAGAAAGAATCATTTAATTGCTCTCTAAATCAATCTTGCATCCTGATTTGCTTCGTTGATGCTGTAATTAACAGACTGTTTCATGTTCCTCTTTGTAAGGACACATAATGCGATTTCCAATGGATTATTGCTTCAACATACTGGCCATGATGGATTACAACCATGACAGTAACTTATGCATTCATTATAATATAAGAAAGGGAAGTTAGAATGATGTCGAATCCATGCACATATCATATGTACGACGTACTTGCATCGGTGTTGAAAGTTTGGGCCACTGAACATTTGTCATCTTCCTTTGTTTTCTTAGTTTCCTTGGGAACATGAAATCATGTTCTAGAGAGGATCAGTTTTCTCGTCCCCAACTTAGATAAGATAAAACTAAGGTCAAAATCAGAGAAAGGCAGTGAGACTACCTCGTTATAAACTGAAAGGGCAGGAAACAAGTAGGTGAATCCATATTTAGCTTATAAGAAATATGTTGGTGAACCTCTAGGAAGGATTAATTAGTATTTCAGTTTTTGTActctaaaaaattatattaatattcctatagttataaaagtgaaacatctagattCATTTATCATAACGTTATTTATTTTACCAATAGAAACATGAAAACAAAAGACAAAGATGTAATCTTAATATTCCAATTGATGATAACGGATGACTACGTCATTGGGGGGCCATTCGATAATTGCGTCGACGTCGATGTAGATGCAGAGCGACCCCTAGTAATATCGTCATCCGTCATTATCAATTGaagtattaaaattatatttttatcttttattttcatattttcgttagtaaaactaatgacattaggataaatggatctagatgtttcactttcgtaattataaagatgttaatgtaattttttaaagtgtATACGTAAAGTTATTGAAGGTAGTTAATTATAAGAGATATAATATAAAACTAGAGGGGATATTAAGTTATTTACAAGATAAGCTAAGCATGCATTAATCTAAATATCTGCTTCCAGCGATTTGATGCAGAATTGAAGAGAAACTTTAGACCCGAAGACAAAATCAATTTCAATGTCTGATGACACTCCTGGAAAAGGCTACCACATCATAAGGCTTAATAAAGGAACAGAAACCTTTTTGACTAGCTAAGCTAGAGAGCAGAAGACTCATACATAGATCATCATCCAGAAAACAACAAAGTATGAACTGAAGAAATAAATTTAGACAGGACAAACTATTTTTGAAGTCTGATAGCAACATTTTGATAGTTACAGCATCATAAggcttaagagccttcttcttcttttccttgtttttgcatcTGATATTGAAGGCATTGAAACAGACGAGCATAATAATATAAATTGTTCACGAACTCGTCTTATAAGATTCATCGTACATAATAACATATATAGAAGGCATTGAAACAAATGTACAAAATCTATTATCTAATAAGATTCATCGTACCACGATATAATGTCCGATATGGACGATACATATTATCAATTAAGAGATTCGTATGGACATGCATACCGGTTTGTCGATATATCTCACCGATTGATTTTTGGGTATCAATTTGAGAGCTCGTTCTTCTCCAGATGACTACCTCACCGTAGGAACTAACCCATGTAAGTAGACCTCACCTGCCTATGATACTGATCGGCTTAAGCTcattccccctctctctctctctctctctctctctctctctctctcttaccttCCTCTTTCAATCTTTCTCATCTCCTGTGAGCACCAATTCTACCATGAGCTCCCAGAATTTTCTTCCACCACATGAGATATTGTTCCTCCTAATACTGTTAAGTGTTGGGCAGCTCACTGAGATCTACCATGGCAGAAGAATGGTCAACACAGAGGTGCAAAGACAGAGAGGTTTGCCCTCAGCACCATCCATGGCTTATTTTTCCCAGATACCACCTTCACAAGAGCATGATGATGATATCAACCCACATGAGATATTTTTCCCAGACACTTTTAACAGACATTGAACAAGCGGAAAAGCTTGAGAGCTTTACACATCTTGGTGAAGAATGTACTGCAGCAAATCAAACATTACCACTGCAAGAAATGATGCAAACATGAGAAATATCAACCTCAGCCCCTTGAGTTACAAGTCAAACATGCAATGAAGTGGAACTAGATTTTACCCTTTTAGGTCTGTTCATATCTGCAATATCTCAACTCACTGGATACTAAACTCTCCTTTAGTGTAGGTTCCTCCTCTCATCAAAATATTCTTCAGGTGAGTTCTTGCTGTGCCACTTTGCTGCAGAAGATTAAAGCACAGCATAGTACAACACTTCCTCAAGAAGGAACAGGGAAGAATACATTCTTAAATCTCTTTGTTTGGTTGCACTAAAAATGGACATTGGTCACAAGGGTTGCTCATCCGACCTTCTAATATTAATTAATATTGATAATATTGATAAGATCTGGATAATGGACCACCACTGTGGTTTCTgccacaaagaaagaaagaagagctgCTGATCCGCCAGAAAACAGCAGATGGATGATGCAGAAGACAGAAGCTGGGAAATTAGAGGAAATAATAGATGGAAATCATGGACTATTGGACTATGAGAACTCTTTCATTGAATAGTCATCTCATAGCATGTGTTTCTTCAACCTGTGTGCCAGCCACTGTTCACATTCAAAAATAATACTCCAAATAATTAAGGAGGTTTTATGTTTCTAGCATTTCAAAATCTGGAAATAGCATATTTACCGCTCCACCTATCCCCTCAAATTTTAGATTTTAATAGAAAATAGTCGAGCAGCCCTTCTCATCCCGACAACTCGTGGCTACGAAAGCGTTGATGTGAACGACGAAGGCCGGATCACCCCCAATGAgacaatgatgtgaaagtcattcGAGTTGGCTCTATCGACCTCCGTGGACAACAATCTAAGGGTAGCCGTTTGGGTCTGCACCCCCTCAGTGTTGTCCACAGGAAGCGGTTCAAGCCTACTTCCTTATGAAAAAAACATTAGAGGGAAGACGTTACAATCGTTATagggctatcaccttcttgggcaAAACGTTAGAGGAAAAGGCATTACTATTGTTACGAGTGATTCCTTCCATTGGACAAGTATAAAAATCAACCTTCGATACTAGCCTATCGGTCGGATCTTTCGGTAACTAACCTCTTACCTCTCATTTCActccaaaaaaattaatttaagtgACATAGGGGTAAGGTCGAGAAGCTCTCACCTAACACTAACCTTGGGTAAGAACTTAGTAAGGAGCCGAATCCCATCTCAATTTGACTTCAAGACCACCTCGAATCTTGATACTCCACCTGTCATCTCAAATCTATCTCGAACGCCTTAGTTCCCCCTCAATCGCTTCACAAGACACCTACACGAATCCACCTTGAATCCCCCTCGATCATACATTCCCCATAAtagtttttatattatattatattatattatatataaatatatgtatatttatatacatcttTTTTAATCTTTAGATCTTGGAAATAACACTCATGTTAATATCTATCCAATAAactcaaaataattaattaaaatttaatattcttaaattagtttttattattttgagaatattaacatattaattaataaaatacacctgtttaattaatttaaactttttaattttatttacttgATACACACGATACACCCAAGCTCTATAACATAATCAAAAGGAAATAAAGGTGATGCATCAGAGGAGAATTGGATTCATCAACCCCTTGAAAGGACTTTTAGATTTCCATTTGCATGCATGGATTACACCACAAAAATTACTTTTCGATGACAGCatgataaaaatatatacatatatttaataaATGTATTTAGAAAGAGTGTTCTTATGATAAGATTACTCGGATATTTTGGGCCATGAAAAGATCTCCATCTTTATTTAGGTTTCAAGGAACTTCACTGCAACCAAATAGTGGCTATTGGGCCCAATGAGGGCCCAAA
The DNA window shown above is from Musa acuminata AAA Group cultivar baxijiao chromosome BXJ2-4, Cavendish_Baxijiao_AAA, whole genome shotgun sequence and carries:
- the LOC135585889 gene encoding uncharacterized protein LOC135585889 isoform X4, giving the protein MMGCSPSKWWPASHRTDANNQIWNRRRGAEHGERLSRGGAVAAVIIERRKCLNRGVMLQMETKEKREVYSCEFKLRENPLKRKDKVYVGCGAGFGGDRPLAALKLLQTVKELDYLVLECLAERTLAERYQHMMAGGKVDPLGAQQEVLDIASKLGLSITTAAVYEVCQEKSGPHLSKKGYGLWEGGISTYLGASPIVQCLERHKPHVVITSRIADAALFLAPMVYELGWNWNDFSLLAQGTLAGHLLECGCQLTGGYFMHPGDKYRKFSLEQLLNLSLPYAEIGYKGEVCVAKAEGSGGLLDNSTCAQQLLYEVGDPSSYITPDVVIDLRNVYFCPLSNDKVLCYGAKPSSVQFPDKLLQLVPVDCGWKGWGEISYGGFGCIRRAEAAEYLVRSWVEEVYPGIGDCIKSYIVGHDSLKATATHEGSFSMEQMDIRLRMDGLFKLKEHAVCLLQEFTALYTNGPAAGGGICTGHKKEIVLQKQLVERENIFWGFEIKKSKLIDPSKKEAIHDGSDPINTVREENKVLLISTSTSISGAISSALTAAAPSNKKIRLYQVAHSRAGDKGNDLNFSIIPHCPKDINRLKQVITKSWVKDVVSSLLDFSSFPSAEAIEQRNKKMEQVTVEIYEVPGIHSLNVVTRNILDGGVNCSRRIDRHGKTISDLILCQEVILPPLTTDDV
- the LOC135585889 gene encoding uncharacterized protein LOC135585889 isoform X2, translating into MMGCSPSKWWPASHRTDANNQIWNRRRGAEHGERLSRGGAVAAVIIERRKCLNRGVMLQMETKEKREVYSCEFKLRENPLKRKDKVYVGCGAGFGGDRPLAALKLLQTVKELDYLVLECLAERTLAERYQHMMAGGKVSDWMSMLLPLAVERGICLITNMGAVDPLGAQQEVLDIASKLGLSITTAAVYEVCQEKSGPHLSKKGYGLWEGGISTYLGASPIVQCLERHKPHVVITSRIADAALFLAPMVYELGWNWNDFSLLAQGTLAGHLLECGCQLTGGYFMHPGDKYRKFSLEQLLNLSLPYAEIGYKGEVCVAKAEGSGGLLDNSTCAQQLLYEVGDPSSYITPDVVIDLRNVYFCPLSNDKVLCYGAKPSSVQFPDKLLQLVPVDCGWKGWGEISYGGFGCIRRAEAAEYLVRSWVEEVYPGIGDCIKSYIVGHDSLKATATHEGSFSMEQMDIRLRMDGLFKLKEHAVCLLQEFTALYTNGPAAGGGICTGHKKEIVLQKQLVERENIFWGFEIKKSKLIDPSKKEAIHDGSDPINTVREENKVLLISTSTSISGAISSALTAAAPSNKKIRLYQVAHSRAGDKGNDLNFSIIPHCPKDINRLKQVITKSWVKDVVSSLLDFSSFPSAEAIEQRNKKMEQVTVEIYEVPGIHSLNVVTRNILDGGVNCSRRIDRHGKTISDLILCQEVILPPLTTDDV
- the LOC135585889 gene encoding uncharacterized protein LOC135585889 isoform X3, translated to MMGCSPSKWWPASHRTDANNQIWNRRRGAEHGERLSRGGAVAAVIIERRKCLNRGVMLQMETKEKREVYSCEFKLRENPLKRKDKVYVGCGAGFGGDRPLAALKLLQTVKELDYLVLECLAERTLAERYQHMMAGGKGYDSRMDPLGAQQEVLDIASKLGLSITTAAVYEVCQEKSGPHLSKKGYGLWEGGISTYLGASPIVQCLERHKPHVVITSRIADAALFLAPMVYELGWNWNDFSLLAQGTLAGHLLECGCQLTGGYFMHPGDKYRKFSLEQLLNLSLPYAEIGYKGEVCVAKAEGSGGLLDNSTCAQQLLYEVGDPSSYITPDVVIDLRNVYFCPLSNDKVLCYGAKPSSVQFPDKLLQLVPVDCGWKGWGEISYGGFGCIRRAEAAEYLVRSWVEEVYPGIGDCIKSYIVGHDSLKATATHEGSFSMEQMDIRLRMDGLFKLKEHAVCLLQEFTALYTNGPAAGGGICTGHKKEIVLQKQLVERENIFWGFEIKKSKLIDPSKKEAIHDGSDPINTVREENKVLLISTSTSISGAISSALTAAAPSNKKIRLYQVAHSRAGDKGNDLNFSIIPHCPKDINRLKQVITKSWVKDVVSSLLDFSSFPSAEAIEQRNKKMEQVTVEIYEVPGIHSLNVVTRNILDGGVNCSRRIDRHGKTISDLILCQEVILPPLTTDDV
- the LOC135585889 gene encoding uncharacterized protein LOC135585889 isoform X1; amino-acid sequence: MMGCSPSKWWPASHRTDANNQIWNRRRGAEHGERLSRGGAVAAVIIERRKCLNRGVMLQMETKEKREVYSCEFKLRENPLKRKDKVYVGCGAGFGGDRPLAALKLLQTVKELDYLVLECLAERTLAERYQHMMAGGKGYDSRISDWMSMLLPLAVERGICLITNMGAVDPLGAQQEVLDIASKLGLSITTAAVYEVCQEKSGPHLSKKGYGLWEGGISTYLGASPIVQCLERHKPHVVITSRIADAALFLAPMVYELGWNWNDFSLLAQGTLAGHLLECGCQLTGGYFMHPGDKYRKFSLEQLLNLSLPYAEIGYKGEVCVAKAEGSGGLLDNSTCAQQLLYEVGDPSSYITPDVVIDLRNVYFCPLSNDKVLCYGAKPSSVQFPDKLLQLVPVDCGWKGWGEISYGGFGCIRRAEAAEYLVRSWVEEVYPGIGDCIKSYIVGHDSLKATATHEGSFSMEQMDIRLRMDGLFKLKEHAVCLLQEFTALYTNGPAAGGGICTGHKKEIVLQKQLVERENIFWGFEIKKSKLIDPSKKEAIHDGSDPINTVREENKVLLISTSTSISGAISSALTAAAPSNKKIRLYQVAHSRAGDKGNDLNFSIIPHCPKDINRLKQVITKSWVKDVVSSLLDFSSFPSAEAIEQRNKKMEQVTVEIYEVPGIHSLNVVTRNILDGGVNCSRRIDRHGKTISDLILCQEVILPPLTTDDV